The proteins below are encoded in one region of Myxococcales bacterium:
- a CDS encoding radical SAM protein has translation MKHFIRSAQQAWEENQLRLVLFELTYACNLDCAFCYNDLDLEGQPLSTQRYIEILNDLAEMQVLTVVLSGGEPLAHKDFFTIGAAAKHLGFVVRIKSNAHALTHNIAKRIQREISPFIIETSLHGASSETHDKQTKVAGSFDRWKRNVADMLEIGLRVKVNTVLTRWNEHELDEIFALCDRFGVLLQIDREVKPRDNGDRSPLAIVASAKANEKLNTIYMSRSSRISNTPETDSAVPIVNKSKHCGTGSSTLTVNPFGDVFPCVQWRQKVANLHEQLVSEFWHHSPRLDKIREQNQAVRAKMLALPSDRKPPTFCPGLASQYTGDPLGDYILKQDQSELPVGKRRLALVT, from the coding sequence ATGAAGCACTTCATACGCTCAGCTCAGCAGGCTTGGGAAGAAAATCAGCTTCGATTGGTACTGTTTGAGCTGACCTACGCCTGTAACCTTGATTGCGCATTTTGCTACAACGACCTTGACTTGGAGGGCCAGCCCCTTAGCACACAGCGGTACATCGAAATCCTTAACGATCTTGCAGAAATGCAAGTACTCACCGTAGTGCTTAGCGGAGGAGAGCCTCTTGCCCACAAAGATTTCTTTACCATTGGAGCAGCCGCCAAACACCTTGGCTTTGTAGTGCGCATCAAAAGCAATGCTCATGCACTAACTCACAACATCGCCAAGCGCATTCAAAGGGAGATATCTCCTTTCATTATCGAGACGAGCTTGCACGGCGCAAGCTCAGAAACGCACGACAAACAAACCAAAGTGGCAGGAAGTTTCGATCGCTGGAAACGCAATGTCGCGGACATGCTCGAGATAGGTCTGCGAGTCAAAGTCAACACTGTTCTTACGCGCTGGAACGAACATGAGCTCGATGAGATTTTTGCACTGTGCGATCGCTTCGGTGTCCTACTTCAAATCGATCGCGAAGTTAAGCCCCGAGACAACGGCGATCGATCTCCTTTAGCCATCGTGGCGAGCGCAAAAGCCAATGAAAAGCTCAACACTATCTATATGAGCCGTTCATCGCGCATATCAAACACCCCCGAAACCGACTCGGCTGTCCCCATCGTAAACAAAAGCAAACACTGCGGCACCGGATCGTCCACCCTCACTGTCAATCCTTTTGGCGATGTCTTTCCCTGTGTCCAATGGCGTCAAAAAGTCGCCAACTTACACGAACAACTGGTCTCTGAATTTTGGCACCATTCACCCAGACTGGATAAGATCCGCGAACAAAACCAAGCGGTTCGAGCGAAAATGCTCGCGTTACCTAGTGATCGAAAACCTCCAACCTTCTGTCCAGGACTAGCCTCCCAGTACACCGGAGACCCTCTTGGCGATTATATACTTAAACAAGATCAGAGCGAGCTACCGGTGGGCAAAAGACGCTTGGCTCTTGTCACGTAG
- a CDS encoding response regulator transcription factor produces MDLWDEADLVLKGQPPPAAILIEALDQVDAGRAALSRLRAIPTLRNVPALIGVTVGAIQRLQAHDGFDDFVLVPYLPAELYMRVRRGEWKHSDFASQEILKLGALNVDLAGHEVTVQGRPVELTQQEFALLKFLIENRGRVFRRDQLLERVWGVDYYGTSRTVDIHIRRLRMKLDESAAMLETVRGVGYKIKGPTDQD; encoded by the coding sequence ATGGATTTATGGGACGAGGCCGATTTAGTCCTCAAGGGACAACCCCCCCCTGCTGCCATTCTCATTGAAGCGCTCGATCAGGTCGATGCTGGCCGAGCGGCCCTCTCCCGGTTGAGGGCCATTCCAACCTTACGCAACGTGCCCGCCCTCATCGGAGTCACCGTAGGCGCAATACAACGTCTCCAAGCCCACGATGGCTTTGATGATTTTGTCTTGGTCCCTTATCTTCCTGCAGAACTCTACATGCGCGTTCGTCGTGGCGAATGGAAGCACAGCGATTTTGCGAGCCAAGAAATCTTGAAGCTAGGCGCATTAAACGTCGACCTCGCAGGCCATGAAGTGACGGTTCAAGGCCGCCCCGTCGAGCTGACCCAACAAGAGTTTGCCTTGCTAAAATTTCTTATTGAAAACCGCGGAAGGGTTTTTCGCCGTGATCAGCTCCTTGAGCGAGTTTGGGGCGTCGACTATTATGGAACAAGTCGTACGGTTGATATTCATATCCGACGCTTGCGCATGAAACTCGATGAGAGTGCCGCGATGCTCGAAACCGTGCGTGGGGTGGGCTACAAGATCAAAGGCCCAACGGATCAGGATTAA
- a CDS encoding PqqD family protein, translating to MTLSKYRLNDQARFRHLGNEGLIIRQDTAEVISVNDTGAWMLGKFQEGLDLEQTTQSMVSAFETTLEEAQQDAASFTQEMLELGVLVETSSARSGGASTTRT from the coding sequence ATGACCCTATCTAAGTATCGTTTGAACGACCAAGCCCGCTTTCGCCATCTTGGAAACGAAGGCCTAATCATTCGCCAGGACACAGCAGAAGTCATCTCCGTGAACGATACCGGAGCATGGATGCTCGGCAAGTTTCAAGAAGGACTGGACTTGGAGCAAACGACGCAAAGCATGGTATCTGCGTTTGAAACGACTCTTGAAGAAGCTCAGCAGGATGCAGCATCCTTTACCCAAGAAATGCTCGAGCTTGGAGTTCTTGTCGAAACGTCGAGCGCGCGCTCGGGCGGCGCAAGCACTACAAGGACATGA
- a CDS encoding pyruvate, phosphate dikinase, with protein sequence MGTSESKPGDPSLLGGKGAGLSEMASLGLPVPPGFTLSTALCTEYYANDKRYPESLREQVGKALSAVEKVVKRRFGDPGNPMLVSVRSGARVSMPGMMDTVLNVGLNDETVEGLGRKHGDMRFALDAYRRLLMMYGDVVLGAERRAFENELVNVKTKFGDARMPDPKVPEEALRELIVSFKSIIREQCGVPFPQDPQQQLWGAISAVFDSWMNPRAKSYRRMYNFPEHWGTAVNVQTMVFGNLGNDSGSGVVFSRNPSNGDKHIFGEYLQNAQGEDVVAGTRTPSTIRTRDGSGESNKSSMEMLAPQGFSELLTLIEKLEKHRRDMQDIEFTLEQGKLWILQTRSGKRTGEAAVRIATDLVAEGLISKDEAVLRVEPAALDQLMHPVLPGPKELSKKGIEAMAKGLPASPGAACGQIVLTPEEAESRAAKGMSVVLVRNETSPDDIRGMKAAVGILTATGGMTSHAAVVARGMGKPCVVGANAVSIDEEKQIVRFNLADGSRKELQAGDIISLDGSRGYIYGQGIEVAPLSGSNERLDLLLSWADEYRRMVVRANADAPADAALARRFGAKGIGLCRTEHMFFEEERLLAVRCVLLADSPSKRGDWLAKLKEVQRKDFYGLFTEMEGLPVTVRLLDWPMHEFMPRLEKDISAVAKALGEPLSVISRRSSSLRENNPMLGHRGVRLGLTHPEIYAMQTHAIMEAAADCHEQGHSLHPEIMIPLVCTAKEMSLAKELVKKSAHEVLDRRKISMEFSVGTMLETPRACLVADKIAEHAEFCSFGTNDLTQTVYGISRDDAGKFFPQYMGDELSVLTVDPFSSLDPKGVAELLKIAVEKARRTRSGIKMGICGEHGGDPESIEICERVGLDYVSCSPFRVPIARLAAAQATLKEKESASNSTMAL encoded by the coding sequence ATTGGAACATCCGAGAGCAAACCGGGGGATCCGAGCTTGCTCGGCGGAAAAGGAGCAGGCCTTAGTGAAATGGCATCGCTAGGCCTTCCCGTCCCTCCCGGTTTTACATTGAGTACCGCGCTTTGCACGGAATATTATGCCAATGATAAACGTTATCCCGAAAGTTTGCGTGAGCAAGTTGGAAAAGCGCTTTCGGCTGTAGAAAAGGTAGTTAAGCGACGCTTTGGTGACCCCGGAAATCCGATGCTGGTTTCGGTGCGTTCCGGTGCGCGTGTTTCGATGCCCGGTATGATGGATACCGTGCTCAACGTTGGCCTTAATGACGAGACCGTTGAAGGCTTGGGACGCAAACACGGTGACATGCGTTTTGCGCTCGATGCTTACCGGCGTCTACTGATGATGTACGGCGACGTTGTCCTTGGCGCCGAACGGCGAGCGTTTGAAAACGAGCTCGTCAATGTCAAAACCAAATTTGGCGATGCGCGCATGCCTGATCCTAAAGTTCCTGAGGAAGCTCTGCGTGAATTGATAGTGAGTTTCAAAAGCATTATTAGAGAGCAGTGTGGGGTTCCTTTTCCTCAAGATCCACAACAGCAGCTGTGGGGAGCTATTTCGGCGGTTTTTGATTCGTGGATGAATCCTCGCGCGAAGAGCTACCGGCGCATGTATAACTTCCCAGAGCATTGGGGTACTGCAGTCAACGTTCAGACTATGGTGTTTGGAAACCTCGGCAATGACAGTGGTTCCGGGGTGGTCTTTAGCCGCAATCCGTCCAATGGTGACAAGCATATTTTTGGTGAGTATTTGCAAAACGCGCAAGGCGAAGATGTCGTGGCCGGTACGCGCACGCCATCGACCATTCGCACACGCGATGGAAGCGGAGAATCCAACAAAAGCTCGATGGAAATGCTTGCTCCTCAAGGTTTCTCCGAGCTTTTGACTTTGATAGAGAAGCTTGAAAAACATCGCCGTGACATGCAGGACATTGAGTTTACGCTGGAGCAAGGCAAGCTGTGGATCTTGCAGACACGAAGCGGTAAGCGTACCGGCGAAGCTGCGGTGCGTATTGCAACGGACCTTGTCGCAGAAGGCTTGATATCCAAAGACGAGGCGGTGCTGCGTGTTGAGCCGGCTGCTTTGGATCAATTGATGCACCCTGTGCTTCCAGGTCCCAAGGAGCTTAGCAAAAAGGGCATTGAAGCTATGGCCAAAGGCCTTCCGGCAAGTCCGGGAGCGGCTTGCGGGCAAATTGTCCTGACTCCTGAAGAAGCTGAATCACGTGCCGCTAAAGGAATGTCTGTGGTGCTCGTGCGCAACGAGACAAGTCCGGATGATATTCGCGGTATGAAGGCTGCGGTTGGAATCCTGACGGCCACGGGCGGGATGACCTCGCATGCTGCGGTCGTGGCGCGCGGCATGGGCAAACCATGCGTTGTAGGAGCCAATGCGGTTAGCATCGATGAAGAAAAGCAAATCGTGCGTTTTAATCTTGCTGATGGTTCACGCAAGGAGCTTCAAGCAGGAGACATCATTAGTCTAGACGGTAGTCGTGGCTACATCTACGGCCAGGGCATTGAAGTGGCGCCTCTTTCTGGATCCAATGAGCGGCTTGATCTGTTGCTGAGTTGGGCAGACGAGTACCGCCGCATGGTGGTGCGTGCCAATGCTGATGCGCCAGCAGATGCCGCGTTGGCGCGGCGTTTTGGAGCGAAGGGCATTGGCTTGTGTCGTACCGAGCACATGTTCTTTGAAGAAGAGCGATTGCTTGCGGTGCGCTGTGTGCTGCTTGCCGACTCACCTTCCAAACGTGGTGATTGGTTAGCCAAGCTCAAAGAAGTGCAACGCAAAGACTTCTACGGCCTGTTCACCGAAATGGAGGGCCTGCCTGTGACCGTGCGACTTCTGGACTGGCCAATGCACGAGTTTATGCCACGTCTTGAAAAAGACATTAGTGCTGTGGCTAAGGCTTTGGGTGAACCATTGTCGGTGATTTCACGGCGCTCGTCATCCCTTCGGGAAAACAACCCGATGTTAGGACACCGTGGTGTGCGCTTAGGTTTAACGCATCCAGAAATCTATGCCATGCAAACGCATGCGATCATGGAAGCCGCTGCCGACTGTCATGAACAAGGTCATAGCTTGCATCCGGAAATCATGATCCCGCTTGTCTGTACGGCCAAAGAGATGAGTCTTGCTAAAGAGCTGGTTAAGAAATCAGCGCATGAGGTACTGGATCGTCGTAAAATCAGCATGGAGTTTTCCGTCGGGACTATGCTCGAGACCCCTCGTGCATGCCTTGTGGCGGATAAAATTGCTGAGCATGCCGAGTTCTGCTCCTTTGGAACCAATGACTTGACGCAAACAGTATACGGTATCAGTCGCGATGATGCGGGCAAGTTCTTCCCTCAGTACATGGGTGATGAGCTTTCGGTTCTTACGGTGGATCCCTTTTCATCGCTTGATCCAAAAGGCGTGGCTGAGTTGCTCAAAATAGCCGTTGAAAAAGCTCGTCGAACGCGCTCTGGGATTAAGATGGGCATTTGTGGTGAGCATGGCGGAGACCCTGAATCAATTGAAATCTGTGAAAGGGTAGGTTTGGACTATGTATCGTGCTCTCCCTTCCGTGTTCCGATTGCGCGCCTCGCTGCAGCCCAAGCTACGCTGAAGGAAAAAGAGTCAGCGTCAAATTCGACGATGGCTTTGTAA
- a CDS encoding 4-hydroxythreonine-4-phosphate dehydrogenase PdxA, producing MFLEAAIDALRNQHARALVTAPMSKEAVALSGTSFSGHTEHLAQACGLERDEVSMLFLGPNLRIGTVSTHLAIANAPKAITTGRVYRTIKHLSEALTSLCNAGKLKPPCKLYVTGLNPHAGEAGMFGTEEITAFIQPSRKQNSFPLSKTRASSCSGPLERKPHCAWLHTITTAGWSPCFTTKPLSPANSSTGQVRSMSLGDCLLSEPAWITAWLTMLQQTECSIPMACLPQQPWPSCLAKVEPMPILVQGAREHNLKNITIEIPTGKLVAFSGPSGSGKSSLAIDTIFLEAQHRYLQALGPKASALLSGNYGPKVDYVQGLPVTIALRAADYLESNNCTVGSESHIEKHLGTLTSHLGIPHCPNCDRVLSRDDLSSMVTRILALEPNLRIAVLAPLGKKSGSSLQSELESLRSAGFVRVSVDGKVHELSESFDAKPTVSYNLDLHIDRLKVDTAKKARLAEALALAVRQSGNTVRVLTENSKELFLSQRPYCESCDLTLAPITAALFSFSTQQGACPKCFGSGLSKVKGVSNAGAAPCKQCKGERLRPQALLTELMGRRYTQLRTMPLRSLRAWLHKQAFSIELPTALNILPRVIEQQLSLAETLKLTHLELARPTPKLSAGEAQRLNFLKHIGSETSGILYILDEPSKGLHPLDHRYLMQAIDALQKRGNNVIVIDHNPLTLKASDLIIDFGPGAGKRGGKIVAVGSPKELAEDAQSVTGPFLFSRLTPPPQRQKQDSKSTLRIQHAKAFNLKDIDVSIPLKRFSCVVGPSGSGKSALLTQTLAQAFFKAATPRIKGLEHIDKCILVDQKAIGRNARSTPATFSGLWDVIRELLASLPEARARGFSASRFSFNTKGGRCEHCQGQGIVGIDFDVALSAQHPCPVCSAARFNEETLSIRYRGHSASDVLDLSAEEALELFSAFPKAARLLEAMCKVGMGYVPLGQSATTLSGGEAQRLKLAKELGRAQKNHTLYLLDEPSAGLHPTDIKIVLSALQSLVEQGHTVVLVDHQAQVISEADYIIELGPGAGPEGGTVIAQGERDRFIQEPNSPTAAILREALA from the coding sequence TTGTTTCTCGAAGCAGCCATTGATGCCCTGCGCAACCAACACGCCCGAGCACTAGTGACCGCGCCGATGAGTAAAGAAGCGGTAGCACTAAGTGGCACGTCTTTTTCGGGCCATACCGAGCACCTCGCACAAGCCTGTGGCTTGGAGCGTGACGAAGTAAGTATGCTTTTTCTCGGCCCGAACCTGCGCATCGGCACCGTAAGTACGCATTTAGCCATCGCCAATGCGCCAAAAGCAATCACCACTGGGCGAGTTTACCGTACTATCAAACATCTCAGCGAAGCACTCACAAGCCTTTGCAATGCGGGAAAGTTAAAACCGCCTTGCAAGCTCTATGTAACCGGACTCAATCCCCATGCGGGTGAAGCCGGCATGTTCGGCACTGAAGAAATTACCGCATTCATCCAGCCATCGAGGAAGCAAAACAGCTTCCCGCTGTCAAAAACAAGAGCATCGAGTTGCTCGGGCCCCTTGGAGCGGAAACCGCATTGCGCTTGGCTGCACACGATTACAACAGCGGGGTGGTCACCATGCTTCACGACCAAGCCACTATCCCCTGCAAACTCCTCGACTGGTCAAGTTCGGTCAATGTCACTTGGGGACTGCCTTTTGTCCGAACCAGCGTGGATCACGGCGTGGCTTACGATGCTGCAGCAAACGGAGTGTTCGATTCCGATGGCATGCTTGCCGCAGCAACCATGGCCATCATGCTTAGCAAAGGTTGAGCCGATGCCAATCCTTGTTCAAGGCGCACGCGAGCATAATCTAAAAAACATAACCATTGAGATTCCCACGGGAAAACTCGTGGCTTTTAGTGGACCAAGTGGTTCAGGGAAAAGCTCCTTGGCTATCGACACCATTTTCCTAGAAGCGCAACACCGTTATTTGCAAGCTCTGGGACCCAAAGCATCTGCCCTGCTTTCCGGAAACTACGGACCCAAAGTTGACTATGTACAAGGGCTTCCGGTCACTATCGCGCTTCGAGCCGCGGACTACCTCGAATCAAACAACTGCACTGTTGGGAGTGAAAGCCACATTGAAAAGCACCTTGGGACACTAACTTCCCATCTTGGCATACCGCATTGCCCCAACTGCGATAGAGTTCTTAGCCGTGACGATTTAAGCAGCATGGTGACGCGAATTTTGGCGCTTGAGCCTAATCTTCGCATTGCCGTACTGGCGCCTTTGGGAAAAAAATCCGGAAGTAGCCTTCAAAGCGAGCTCGAGTCTTTGCGTTCAGCCGGCTTTGTTCGTGTTTCAGTCGATGGAAAAGTTCATGAACTCAGTGAGTCCTTCGATGCAAAACCCACGGTCAGCTACAACCTTGATCTTCACATTGATCGCCTCAAAGTCGACACGGCTAAAAAGGCACGACTTGCTGAAGCTCTTGCGCTGGCTGTGCGCCAAAGCGGTAACACAGTGCGCGTACTAACCGAAAACTCGAAAGAGCTTTTCCTAAGTCAACGACCCTATTGTGAAAGCTGTGATTTAACGTTGGCTCCCATCACTGCCGCGTTATTTTCCTTTTCGACACAACAAGGCGCCTGTCCAAAGTGCTTTGGCAGCGGCCTAAGTAAAGTAAAAGGTGTAAGCAACGCCGGCGCAGCGCCGTGCAAACAATGCAAAGGCGAACGACTTAGGCCGCAAGCATTGCTCACCGAACTCATGGGCCGCCGTTACACTCAACTTAGAACGATGCCACTTCGATCACTTCGAGCATGGCTGCACAAACAGGCGTTTTCTATCGAGTTGCCAACCGCTCTAAACATCTTGCCCAGAGTAATCGAGCAGCAACTAAGTTTGGCAGAAACATTAAAACTCACCCATCTCGAACTGGCACGCCCTACCCCGAAGCTTTCGGCCGGCGAGGCGCAACGCTTAAACTTTCTTAAACATATCGGTAGCGAGACAAGCGGGATTCTCTATATTCTTGATGAGCCCTCAAAAGGACTGCATCCACTCGACCATCGATACCTCATGCAAGCCATCGACGCTCTTCAGAAGCGTGGCAACAATGTTATTGTCATCGATCACAATCCACTAACCCTGAAAGCATCCGATCTCATCATCGATTTTGGTCCGGGCGCAGGGAAACGCGGCGGAAAGATTGTTGCCGTGGGAAGTCCAAAAGAACTTGCAGAGGATGCACAATCCGTCACGGGCCCTTTTTTGTTTAGCCGCCTGACACCACCGCCGCAACGACAAAAGCAAGACAGCAAATCCACCTTAAGGATCCAACACGCCAAGGCTTTTAATTTAAAAGACATTGACGTCTCCATCCCCCTCAAGCGATTCAGTTGCGTAGTGGGTCCGAGCGGCTCTGGCAAAAGCGCACTCCTCACACAAACTTTAGCCCAAGCCTTCTTTAAAGCAGCAACCCCAAGAATCAAAGGCCTCGAGCACATTGATAAATGCATCCTGGTGGATCAAAAAGCCATCGGACGCAATGCTCGTTCAACTCCAGCGACCTTCTCAGGCCTGTGGGACGTGATTCGTGAACTTCTCGCCTCTCTTCCGGAAGCCAGGGCACGAGGATTTTCAGCCAGTCGATTTAGTTTCAACACAAAAGGTGGACGCTGCGAGCATTGCCAAGGGCAAGGCATCGTCGGAATTGATTTCGATGTAGCCCTAAGCGCGCAACATCCTTGTCCCGTGTGCTCCGCCGCGCGTTTCAACGAAGAGACCTTGAGCATTCGCTATCGTGGCCATAGCGCAAGCGACGTACTCGACTTATCAGCAGAAGAAGCACTCGAGCTTTTTTCCGCCTTTCCTAAAGCTGCTCGGCTTCTAGAAGCCATGTGTAAAGTCGGCATGGGCTATGTTCCACTTGGCCAGTCAGCAACGACTCTGTCTGGAGGGGAAGCTCAGCGCCTGAAACTCGCAAAAGAACTTGGCCGCGCACAGAAAAACCACACCCTTTATTTGCTGGATGAACCAAGCGCTGGCCTTCATCCCACGGACATCAAAATAGTGCTAAGCGCGCTTCAATCCTTGGTCGAACAAGGGCATACCGTTGTTCTCGTTGATCACCAAGCCCAAGTCATCTCGGAGGCTGACTACATTATCGAGCTAGGACCTGGCGCGGGCCCAGAAGGTGGGACGGTTATTGCCCAAGGCGAGCGTGATCGTTTTATCCAAGAGCCGAACTCTCCTACCGCAGCTATCTTGCGCGAAGCGCTTGCCTAG
- a CDS encoding YjbQ family protein has translation MATFQTSLVIQTQGRGFYELTDKLRGIVAGATIETGLMHMFVQHTSASLLLCEHADPDVRHDLDQFMSKLVPDGHPSYVHSAEGPDDMPAHIRSVLTQNSLSIPIQNHNLALGTWQGLYLWEHRTYPHRRSSVVTLLGT, from the coding sequence ATGGCGACTTTTCAAACATCGTTAGTCATCCAAACACAAGGCCGCGGCTTTTACGAGCTCACTGACAAGCTCCGCGGCATCGTAGCCGGCGCGACCATCGAAACAGGCTTGATGCATATGTTTGTGCAACATACCAGCGCATCGCTCCTTCTTTGTGAACATGCCGATCCCGATGTCCGTCATGACTTAGACCAGTTCATGAGCAAACTCGTACCAGACGGCCACCCATCCTACGTGCACAGCGCCGAAGGCCCCGATGACATGCCTGCCCACATTCGCAGCGTACTCACTCAAAACTCGCTCTCCATCCCCATCCAAAATCACAACCTTGCCCTCGGCACCTGGCAAGGCCTTTATCTCTGGGAGCACCGGACTTATCCCCACCGCCGCAGCTCTGTAGTGACCCTACTGGGAACTTAA
- a CDS encoding acetate--CoA ligase family protein, translating to MPKSWKILCDAPELAAEIRSDADSLGIKVEVELTSDPLKQAIDLLANNRPVSVATHSLPSLEALLSLAKQSHDKQSFSAFALLVQGSSSKAIRELALDLALVAVPTTRALLCAIQLFRTEDPAPWRADIRHLNILDAEHLKPIMHSPKRGGPQLHSEQDFLVEWQNASKTNKVILGRRHECAVAMDAFKQADPFEKDIFAASYQATDIDKQAIRDVLFGPPRALSDPASKAALRPYGLPYGDEEMYTSASRVASEATRIGFPVRIALASPDLRAWDHPDLVANAVDNASRAKEMYQQILAQAQDRAPEARLLGVTVSASHHERALLRVRMSPLADKFVFVQISFADPHGMASEDLTVTFLPAKKDRALKALQRLRGRSLLSDPADPSDPGLQNILNLLEQSACFVNDWREHLQSVEINPVALLLDASIEARELCITVNDSFIKAMDDI from the coding sequence GTGCCTAAATCTTGGAAAATCTTATGTGATGCTCCGGAGCTAGCCGCGGAAATCCGTAGCGATGCCGACAGCCTAGGCATCAAAGTTGAAGTTGAACTCACAAGCGATCCGCTAAAGCAAGCCATCGATCTCCTTGCTAACAATCGCCCAGTATCGGTTGCGACCCACAGCCTACCTTCTCTTGAAGCGCTACTCTCACTCGCCAAACAAAGTCACGACAAACAGTCCTTTTCAGCTTTTGCCCTGCTCGTCCAAGGCAGCTCGAGCAAGGCCATTCGTGAGCTCGCTTTGGATCTTGCTTTGGTAGCCGTACCAACAACGAGAGCGCTGCTATGCGCGATTCAATTATTTCGAACGGAAGATCCTGCACCGTGGCGCGCAGACATTCGTCATTTAAATATTCTCGATGCCGAACACCTGAAACCAATCATGCATTCACCCAAACGAGGGGGACCGCAACTGCATTCGGAGCAGGATTTTCTAGTAGAATGGCAGAACGCTTCGAAAACCAATAAAGTTATCTTAGGAAGGCGTCACGAGTGCGCGGTCGCGATGGATGCTTTTAAGCAGGCCGATCCCTTTGAAAAAGATATTTTTGCGGCTTCCTACCAAGCTACTGACATCGATAAGCAAGCTATTCGGGATGTTCTATTCGGACCGCCTCGCGCGCTTTCGGATCCGGCAAGCAAGGCAGCGCTTCGCCCCTACGGGCTTCCCTACGGAGATGAAGAAATGTACACAAGCGCATCTCGTGTGGCTTCAGAAGCGACGCGCATCGGCTTTCCAGTGCGCATCGCACTGGCCTCACCGGACCTACGGGCTTGGGATCATCCGGATCTCGTAGCTAACGCAGTCGATAACGCCTCTCGGGCAAAGGAAATGTATCAACAGATACTGGCCCAAGCACAAGACCGCGCACCCGAAGCGCGTTTGCTTGGCGTAACGGTAAGCGCAAGCCATCATGAACGTGCTCTGCTACGCGTACGCATGTCACCGCTAGCAGACAAATTTGTATTCGTTCAGATTTCCTTTGCCGATCCACATGGCATGGCTTCCGAAGACCTTACGGTCACCTTCCTGCCGGCAAAAAAAGATCGAGCGCTCAAAGCATTGCAACGTTTACGCGGTCGCAGTTTGCTATCCGACCCTGCCGATCCTTCCGATCCCGGACTGCAAAACATCCTTAATCTGCTTGAGCAAAGCGCATGCTTTGTTAACGATTGGAGGGAGCACTTGCAATCCGTTGAAATCAATCCGGTGGCGTTATTGCTTGACGCTAGCATCGAAGCACGAGAGCTGTGCATCACAGTCAATGACTCCTTCATCAAAGCCATGGACGACATTTAG